A window of Fragaria vesca subsp. vesca linkage group LG7, FraVesHawaii_1.0, whole genome shotgun sequence contains these coding sequences:
- the LOC101302865 gene encoding programmed cell death protein 2-like: MEGGLKGDGTEELKGLRITSLDDESDEEEEQLKEQEIVVDNDDEEEEEDEEARDSMVLGFVKRPKKASSLLRHFFPSKAGGVPAWLDPENLPSGRSCLCDLCGEPLQFMLQVYAPEEKPSTFHRTLFVFMCTSMACLRRDQHEQWKSHRENPSRSVKVFRCQLPRDNPFYPSEPPKKDTEPPEARAALCNWCGTWKGIKRCTGCRQTLYCSEKHWVEHSRSGHESDCQRMRISSQLVEGSSATAVYPPAVLQKVASKALWPEYKIIQEFESDYDTQMPDNNVNANSMVSRNQMDDGLMSIADSFEGDGDKKSWASFQERIGLAPEQVLRYCRSSGAKPLWPLTSGRPSKADIPKCHYCDGPLCFEFQILPQLLYYFHVKNDADSLDWATIVVYTCEASCDASVVYKEEFAWVQIS; the protein is encoded by the exons ATGGAGGGTGGTCTGAAAGGTGATGGTACAGAAGAGCTTAAGGGTCTTCGAATCACCTCACTGGATGATGAGAGTGATGAAGAAGAGGAACAGCTGAAAGAACAGGAAATTGTTGTGGATAACGATGATGAGGAAGAGGAAGAAGATGAAGAAGCAAGAGACTCTATGGTTTTAGGTTTTGTGAAAAGGCCCAAGAAAGCCAGCTCTCTTCTACGCCATTTCTTCCCTTCCAAGGCTGGAGGAGTTCCT GCTTGGTTGGATCCAGAAAATTTGCCATCCGGAAGATCTTGTCTTTGCGACCTATGTGGTGAACCTTTACAATTTATGCTTCAG GTGTATGCACCAGAGGAGAAGCCATCCACATTTCATCGAACATTGTTTGTTTTTATGTGTACGTCAATGGCGTGTCTTCGTCGAGATCAACATGAGCAATGGAAAAGCCATCGGGAAAATCCTTCTAGAAG TGTGAAGGTTTTCCGCTGCCAATTACCTCGTGATAATCCTTTCTACCCAAGTGAGCCCCCAAAGAAGGATACTGAGCCACCGGAGGCTAGAG CTGCGCTCTGCAATTGGTGTGGTACCTGGAAAGGGATTAAACGCTGTACTGGTTGCAGACAAACACTATATTGCTCAGAGAAACATTGG GTCGAGCATTCCCGCTCCGGTCATGAATCTGACTGTCAGCGTATGAGGATAAGTTCTCAGTTGGTTGAAGGTAGCTCTGCCACCGCTGTATACCCTCCTGCTGTACTTCAGAAAG TTGCAAGCAAAGCTCTATGGCCTGAATACAAAATCATACAGGAGTTTGAAAGTGATTATGACACACAGATGCCTGATAATAATGTGAATGCTAATTCTATGGTCTCTAGGAACCAGATGGATGATGGATTGATGTCGATAGCGGACAGTTTTGAG GGCGATGGTGACAAAAAGAGCTGGGCTTCATTTCAAGAGCGAATAGGCCTGGCCCCTGAACAAGTATTAAG ATACTGTAGGAGTTCTGGTGCAAAACCCCTATGGCCCCTGACTAGTGGCCGACCATCAAAGGCTGACATTCCTAAATGCCATTATTGTGATGGTCCATTGTGTTTTGAATTTCAG ATTTTGCCTCAGTTGCTATATTACTTTCATGTGAAGAATGACGCAGACTCTCTTGATTGGGCTACAATTGTTGTGTATACATGTGAAGCCTCTTGTGATGCCAGTGTGGTTTACAAAGAAGAATTTGCTTGGGTCCAAATTTCTTAG
- the LOC101303155 gene encoding metal tolerance protein 10-like, which yields MTELRTDSLDYRTELLSPDVTGGPVALPSDSPAWRLNMEGIKLPAERNNMSSCFGLGSYVQSLRRQKKIAEYYKRQNKLLKGFNELDSFTELGSWPGSLTEDEKTQLASNERIAIYASNAANLVLFLAKVYASVESRSLAVIASTLDSLLDLLSGFILWFTAHAMRKPNQYNYPIGKHRMQPVGIVVFASVMATLGLQILFESGRQLVTKTQPDRDPEKEKWMIGIMVSATVIKFVLMVYCRRFKNEIVRAYAQDHLFDVITNGIGLASAVLAIRFYWWIDPLGAIIISLYTIGNWAKTVMENVWSLIGKTAPAEYLAKLTYLIWNHDKQIKHIDTVRAYTFGINYFVEVDIVLPGEMSLSEAHNIGEALQEKLENLPEVERAFVHVDVDITHKPEHKPKST from the exons ATGACAGAACTTCGAACAGATTCTTTGGACTACCGGACGGAGCTGTTGTCGCCGGACGTGACAGGAGGGCCTGTGGCACTGCCAAGTGATTCACCGGCATGGCGGCTCAATATGGAGGGAATCAAGCTTCCAGCTGAGAGAAACAATATGAGTTCTTGTTTTGGCTTAGGCTCTTATGTTCAGTCATTGA GGAGGCAGAAGAAAATTGCAGAATATTACAAGAGGCAGAATAAACTTCTCAAAGGATTCAATGAATTAGACTCATTTACTGAATTGGGTTCTTGGCCTGGAAGTTTAACAGAG GATGAGAAGACACAGCTAGCAAGCAATGAAAGGATAGCAATATATGCATCGAATGCGGCTAACTTGGTGCTGTTTCTAGCAAAAGTGTATGCTTCAGTTGAGAGCAGATCCTTGGCAGTAATAGCTTCAACTTTGGATTCTCTATTAGACCTCTTGTCAGGGTTCATCCTCTGGTTCACAGCTCATGCAATGAGAAAACCAAATCAGTATAACTACCCGATTGGCAAGCATCGGATGCAGCCTGTG GGAATTGTGGTTTTTGCATCTGTAATGGCAACTCTTGGACTACAAATTTTGTTTGAATCAGGGCGGCAACTTGTCACCAAG ACACAACCTGATAGGGACCCGGAGAAAGAAAAATGGATGATAGGGATCATGGTCTCTGCCACAGTAATCAAGTTTGTACTAATGGTCTACTGTCGCAGATTCAAAAACGAGATTGTTCGAGCATATGCTCAAGATCATCTATTTGATGTCATTACTAATGGAATTGGTCTTGCATCCGCAGTTTTAGCAATCAGGTTTTACTGGTGGATCGATCCTCTTGGAGCTATCATT ATTTCTTTGTATACAATTGGGAATTGGGCGAAAACTGTGATGGAGAATGTTTGGTCACTAATTGGCAAGACAGCACCAGCTGAGTACTTAGCTAAGTTAACATATCTAATTTGGAACCATGACAAGCAGATCAAGCACATTGACACAGTGAGAGCATATACATTTGGTATCAACTACTTTGTGGAGGTTGACATAGTCTTACCCGGAGAGATGTCCCTCAGTGAAGCACATAATATCGGAGAGGCACTCCAAGAGAAGCTTGAGAATCTTCCTGAGGTTGAACGAGCTTTTGTGCATGTCGATGTTGATATCACTCACAAGCCAGAGCACAAGCCAAAGAGTACATGA
- the LOC101303448 gene encoding metal tolerance protein 10-like, translated as MVTELRTDSLDYRTELLSPDLTRESVTLPSEPAWRLNMDGFKLPAQRNNMDPFFGFGSFVKSLRTRRKVAQYYRRQNKLLKGFNELDSFSEMGFWPGSLTKDEMTQLASSERIAIYASNAANLVLFLAKVYASIQSRSLAVIASTLDSLLDLLSGFILWFTASAMRKPNQYRYPIGKTRMQPVGIVVFASVMATLGLQILFESGRQLVMKTQPDKDPEKEKWMIGIMVSVTFIKFVLMIYCRRFKNEIVRAYAQDHLFDVITNAIGLASAVLAVRFYWWIDPVGAIIIALYTMGNWSKTVMDNVWSLIGKTAPAEYLAKLTYLIWNHDKEIKHIETVRAYTFGVNYFVEVHIVLPGDMSLSDAHNIGEALQEKLENLPEVERAFVHVDVDITHKPEHKPKG; from the exons ATGGTGACAGAACTTCGAACAGATTCTTTGGATTACCGCACAGAGCTGTTGTCGCCGGATCTGACAAGAGAGAGTGTGACACTGCCAAGTGAACCGGCGTGGCGGCTCAACATGGATGGCTTCAAGCTTCCTGCCCAGAGAAACAACATGGATCCTTTTTTTGGCTTTGGCTCTTTTGTGAAGTCATTAA GGACTCGGAGAAAGGTTGCACAGTATTACAGAAGGCAGAACAAACTTCTCAAAGGTTTCAATGAATTAGACTCATTTTCTGAAATGGGTTTTTGGCCTGGAAGTTTAACAAAG GATGAGATGACACAGCTTGCAAGTAGTGAAAGGATAGCAATATATGCATCGAATGCAGCTAATTTGGTGCTTTTCCTAGCAAAAGTGTATGCTTCTATTCAGAGCAGATCATTGGCAGTAATAGCATCAACTTTGGACTCCCTCTTAGACCTCTTGTCAGGGTTCATCCTTTGGTTTACAGCTTCTGCAATGAGGAAACCAAATCAGTATCGCTACCCGATTGGCAAGACTCGGATGCAACCTGTG GGAATTGTTGTGTTTGCATCAGTAATGGCAACTCTTGGATTGCAAATATTGTTCGAATCAGGCCGACAACTTGTCATGAAG ACTCAACCTGATAAGGACCCAGAGAAAGAGAAATGGATGATAGGGATTATGGTCTCTGTCACATTCATCAAGTTTGTTCTAATGATCTATTGTCGAAGATTCAAAAACGAAATTGTTCGAGCATATGCTCAAGATCATCTATTTGATGTCATCACTAATGCAATTGGTCTTGCATCAGCAGTGTTAGCTGTCCGATTTTACTGGTGGATAGATCCGGTTGGAGCTATCATC ATTGCTTTGTATACAATGGGGAATTGGTCAAAAACAGTGATGGACAATGTATGGTCACTAATTGGGAAGACAGCACCGGCAGAGTACTTGGCAAAGTTAACATATCTAATTTGGAACCATGACAAGGAGATCAAGCACATTGAGACAGTGAGAGCATACACATTTGGTGTTAACTATTTTGTGGAGGTTCATATAGTCCTACCTGGGGACATGTCTCTCAGTGATGCGCATAATATCGGAGAGGCACTCCAAGAAAAGCTTGAGAATCTTCCTGAGGTTGAACGAGCTTTTGTTCATGTGGATGTTGACATTACTCACAAACCAGAACACAAGCCAAAGGGATGA